One genomic segment of Desulfosoma caldarium includes these proteins:
- the dnaK gene encoding molecular chaperone DnaK, which yields MARAVGIDLGTTNSVVAVWENGKTTVIPNAEGSRTTPSVVAYMEDGQRLVGQVARRQAILNPQATVASAKRFIGRRWDEVQEESTIVSYKVVKGPSDAVRFDIRGKLLAPEEVSAQVLRKLVDDASKYLGEKVTEAVITVPAYFNDAQRQATKQAGEIAGLKVLRIINEPTAAALAYGLEKKENETILVFDLGGGTFDVSILDVGDGVCEVRATAGDTHLGGDDFDKRIVDWLAEEFQRDTGIDLKRDRQSLQRLFEAAEKAKCELSSTVETEINLPFITADATGPKHLVKKLTRAKFEALTRDLVERCMGPVNQALADAKLTATDIDEVILVGGSTRIPAVQELVKRLTGGKQPNMSVNPDEVVAVGAAIQAGIIKGEVDDVLLLDVTPLSLGVETLGGVMTKLIERNTTIPCRREEIFSTAEDNQTAVDIVVLQGEREMARDNRVLGRFRLEGIRPAPRGVPQIKVTFDIDANGILNVTARDEETGKAQKVTISDSTNLDKSEVERMLRDAQDHAAEDRRRRETVEARNQVDSLAYQLERTLKDLADKVPVHEKARCETLVEEARKAVANEATSKERYQSLASDLQQALHGLAATAYSQTGSAAGGSRASTDDDVIDAEFTQK from the coding sequence ATGGCCCGAGCAGTGGGGATTGATCTTGGGACCACCAATTCGGTGGTGGCTGTTTGGGAAAACGGCAAAACCACGGTGATTCCCAACGCCGAAGGGTCTCGCACGACGCCCTCAGTGGTGGCGTATATGGAGGACGGCCAAAGGCTGGTGGGGCAGGTGGCGCGTCGTCAAGCCATTCTGAACCCGCAGGCCACGGTGGCGTCCGCCAAGCGTTTTATCGGGCGTCGTTGGGATGAAGTGCAGGAGGAATCCACGATTGTTTCGTACAAAGTGGTTAAGGGGCCCAGTGATGCGGTTCGGTTTGACATTCGAGGCAAGTTGCTGGCTCCTGAAGAAGTGTCCGCCCAGGTTTTGAGAAAGCTCGTGGACGATGCCTCCAAGTATTTGGGGGAAAAAGTCACCGAGGCGGTGATCACGGTTCCGGCCTATTTCAACGATGCGCAGCGCCAGGCCACCAAGCAGGCCGGCGAGATTGCTGGCTTAAAGGTGCTTCGCATCATCAATGAACCGACGGCGGCCGCCTTGGCCTACGGATTGGAAAAGAAGGAAAACGAAACCATCCTCGTCTTTGACTTAGGGGGCGGCACCTTTGATGTGTCCATTCTGGACGTGGGCGACGGGGTGTGTGAAGTGCGGGCCACCGCTGGGGACACCCATTTGGGCGGCGATGACTTTGACAAGCGCATCGTGGATTGGTTGGCCGAAGAGTTTCAAAGGGACACGGGGATCGATCTTAAAAGGGATCGCCAGTCCCTGCAGCGGCTTTTCGAAGCGGCGGAAAAGGCCAAATGCGAACTTTCGTCCACTGTGGAAACAGAAATCAATTTGCCGTTCATTACAGCGGATGCCACGGGGCCAAAACATCTGGTGAAGAAACTGACGCGGGCCAAGTTTGAGGCGCTGACGCGGGACTTGGTGGAACGGTGCATGGGTCCGGTTAACCAGGCCCTGGCGGACGCCAAACTCACCGCCACGGACATCGACGAAGTGATTCTCGTGGGAGGATCCACGCGCATTCCGGCGGTTCAAGAACTGGTCAAGCGGCTGACCGGAGGCAAGCAGCCCAACATGAGTGTCAATCCAGACGAAGTGGTGGCCGTGGGCGCCGCCATTCAGGCGGGGATTATTAAGGGCGAGGTGGACGATGTGCTTCTGCTGGATGTGACGCCCTTGTCCCTGGGTGTGGAAACCTTGGGCGGCGTTATGACCAAGCTTATTGAACGCAACACCACCATTCCGTGCCGCCGCGAAGAAATCTTTTCCACAGCCGAAGACAACCAAACGGCAGTGGACATCGTCGTGTTGCAAGGGGAGCGGGAGATGGCTCGAGATAACCGCGTGCTCGGCCGCTTTCGCTTGGAAGGCATTCGACCGGCGCCGCGCGGCGTGCCGCAGATCAAGGTGACCTTTGACATCGATGCCAACGGCATTCTCAATGTGACGGCTCGGGATGAAGAGACGGGTAAAGCGCAAAAGGTGACCATTTCCGATTCCACGAACCTGGATAAGAGTGAAGTGGAGCGCATGCTGCGAGACGCTCAGGACCACGCGGCCGAAGACCGCCGGCGCCGTGAAACCGTGGAGGCTCGAAACCAGGTGGACTCTTTGGCCTACCAACTGGAACGCACCCTCAAGGATCTGGCCGACAAGGTGCCCGTGCATGAAAAGGCGCGCTGCGAGACGCTCGTGGAAGAGGCGCGAAAGGCCGTGGCGAATGAGGCCACATCCAAGGAGCGATACCAGTCTTTGGCTAGTGATCTGCAACAGGCACTGCATGGCCTGGCCGCTACGGCGTATTCGCAAACCGGGTCGGCCGCGGGAGGTTCCAGAGCGTCCACGGACGACGATGTCATCGATGCGGAGTTCACCCAGAAATGA
- a CDS encoding TIGR04211 family SH3 domain-containing protein has product MGNRGVLRRWWTAAVGTTLILVSCTAWAAYVTDEFEITLRTGPSTSHRIVAMLRSGQEVQVLQKNDAGWAFVRVLDGPAKDKEGWVINRYLMERVPWEKQAAQLRQENTAIKSSLTESDSQWLRYQTREKELTETLEKTSRELEALKKEHQVLREGAADYLKLKEEFERTQAALAESQALAKRLAQENESLRVSQNIRWFIIGALVLLCGWIIGLVMGRQRRKKSGGLHFS; this is encoded by the coding sequence GTGGGCAATCGTGGCGTTTTGCGCCGGTGGTGGACCGCAGCGGTCGGCACGACGCTGATCCTGGTTTCCTGTACAGCCTGGGCGGCTTATGTCACAGATGAGTTTGAAATCACGCTGCGCACCGGACCGAGCACCTCCCACAGAATCGTGGCCATGCTGCGTTCCGGGCAGGAGGTTCAGGTGCTTCAGAAAAACGATGCCGGCTGGGCTTTTGTGCGCGTTCTGGACGGGCCGGCCAAAGACAAGGAAGGATGGGTCATCAACCGTTATCTTATGGAACGCGTGCCCTGGGAAAAGCAAGCCGCTCAATTGCGCCAGGAAAACACGGCCATCAAGTCCTCCTTGACCGAATCCGATTCCCAATGGCTGCGGTATCAGACGCGGGAAAAGGAACTCACCGAAACTCTGGAAAAAACCTCTCGAGAACTGGAAGCGCTCAAAAAAGAACACCAGGTGCTTCGTGAAGGGGCCGCCGATTATTTGAAACTCAAGGAGGAATTCGAGCGAACGCAAGCGGCACTGGCGGAAAGTCAGGCCTTGGCCAAAAGGTTGGCGCAGGAAAATGAGAGCCTGAGGGTTTCCCAAAACATTCGTTGGTTTATAATAGGAGCCTTGGTGCTTTTGTGCGGCTGGATCATCGGTCTTGTCATGGGACGCCAGCGTCGAAAGAAAAGCGGCGGCCTGCATTTTTCTTAG
- a CDS encoding acyl-CoA carboxylase subunit beta, with protein MSDPRAENRAFWENEELKLDERVYEAMWPGGEAAVQRLAKQGKQPVRQLIQKLIDPGTEFYELSRLAGFGMHYPEVDDVPCGGIVTGIGKIYGNWTMIIANDSRVKAGTYFPITLKKHLRAQAIAEQCGLNCVYIADSGGAFLPMQADVFPDDGHFGSMFYNMARMSAKGLKQITLSTGGNTAGGAYIVFMACQAVMIEKLAYSFLGGPPLVKAATGEVISAEDLGGARVHTQISGGADHFCRTQDEAIEKVREILSLEPPQKLHIHRYAESPPLVPVETIYEELPAKIHQGINVRVVIQALADDSHFIEYKKNYAPGRGDNIVTGKIRLKGIPVGIIAANGLGIIFVEAARKATEWIVRCCQEKVPLLFMQSSPGYMVGSESEHMGIGKYGADMVRAVSCAQVPRIQLVIGPDNGAANYGMCGRAYRPHFLFATMRARTSVMSGRSAAEVLLSIEERKRAAKGNPMSDGEKQAFRSQMIEKYDGEAHPFFCGARLLNDRVLKFREIRDWLAMAFEVSLLKPIPDPAFGNLRF; from the coding sequence ATGAGCGATCCGCGAGCGGAAAATCGGGCTTTTTGGGAAAACGAAGAGCTCAAACTTGATGAAAGGGTCTATGAAGCCATGTGGCCCGGCGGAGAAGCGGCGGTGCAACGCCTGGCCAAACAGGGCAAACAGCCGGTCCGGCAACTCATTCAGAAGCTCATCGATCCCGGAACGGAATTCTATGAATTGAGCCGATTGGCAGGCTTTGGCATGCACTACCCTGAGGTGGACGATGTGCCGTGCGGTGGTATCGTGACGGGCATCGGCAAGATCTATGGCAACTGGACCATGATCATTGCCAACGACAGCCGAGTCAAGGCCGGAACCTATTTCCCCATCACCCTAAAAAAACACCTGCGCGCTCAGGCCATTGCGGAGCAATGCGGCTTGAACTGCGTGTATATCGCCGATTCCGGCGGTGCCTTTCTGCCGATGCAGGCGGACGTGTTTCCCGACGACGGCCATTTCGGGTCCATGTTCTACAACATGGCCCGCATGTCCGCCAAAGGCCTGAAGCAAATCACTTTAAGCACGGGGGGCAACACGGCCGGAGGCGCCTACATCGTTTTCATGGCCTGCCAGGCGGTCATGATCGAGAAGCTGGCCTATTCCTTTTTGGGTGGTCCTCCATTGGTCAAGGCGGCGACCGGCGAAGTCATCTCTGCGGAGGATCTGGGCGGTGCCCGCGTGCACACGCAGATTTCGGGCGGTGCCGACCATTTTTGTCGGACCCAGGACGAGGCCATTGAAAAGGTTCGAGAGATTCTGTCGCTGGAACCTCCCCAAAAGCTGCACATTCACCGCTACGCCGAATCGCCGCCCCTGGTGCCGGTGGAAACCATTTACGAAGAGCTTCCGGCCAAGATTCACCAGGGCATCAACGTGAGGGTTGTGATTCAGGCCTTAGCCGACGACAGCCATTTCATTGAATACAAAAAGAACTATGCTCCCGGCCGTGGAGACAACATCGTCACGGGAAAGATTCGCCTTAAAGGGATTCCCGTGGGCATCATCGCCGCCAACGGCTTGGGAATCATTTTCGTGGAAGCGGCTCGCAAGGCCACCGAATGGATCGTGCGCTGCTGTCAGGAAAAGGTGCCCTTGCTCTTCATGCAAAGTTCCCCGGGCTACATGGTGGGTTCGGAATCGGAACATATGGGCATCGGCAAATACGGCGCGGACATGGTTCGGGCCGTCTCCTGCGCTCAGGTTCCTCGCATTCAGTTGGTCATCGGCCCGGACAACGGAGCGGCCAACTACGGCATGTGTGGTCGAGCTTACCGACCGCATTTTCTGTTTGCCACCATGAGGGCGAGAACGTCGGTCATGAGCGGGCGGTCGGCGGCCGAGGTGCTCCTTTCCATTGAAGAACGGAAGAGGGCTGCGAAAGGAAACCCTATGAGTGACGGCGAAAAACAGGCCTTTCGCTCCCAGATGATTGAAAAATATGACGGAGAAGCCCATCCGTTCTTTTGTGGGGCTCGGCTTTTGAACGATAGGGTTTTGAAGTTTCGAGAAATCCGCGACTGGCTGGCTATGGCCTTTGAAGTGAGTTTGCTCAAACCCATACCCGATCCGGCTTTCGGCAACCTGCGGTTCTAA
- a CDS encoding beta/alpha barrel domain-containing protein, with translation MAVMNYPKKVVLGDITVRDGFQHEEKYIPLEAKLWVAEQLVLAGFRRIELTNLGNPKGMPQFKDADELLKRFRSSKKIAQMIQDVEVTAITIREKAVERAIKARQEGYGPDRILLMVSTSESHHKKNSGLSLAEYWKMCEEYIPKAHAVGMKVCGTVSTIWGCPIEGPTELKKAVEFTKRWLDIGADDIEHADHDGSAPPNKVYEYFSMILDAIPDTSKHIAHFHVTRGWGLANVLAALQAGITHYEGTLGGIGGQPANFVDGVPVAGTGSYYYVDPSIVGLVCMEDMVVMMDEMGIDTGVDVDKVLEIGRWVERIVGRRLRSECVRTGRIPKSMTGRG, from the coding sequence ATGGCCGTTATGAATTATCCAAAGAAGGTGGTTTTGGGCGACATCACGGTTCGAGACGGCTTTCAACACGAGGAAAAGTACATTCCCCTTGAGGCCAAACTCTGGGTGGCCGAGCAGCTGGTGCTGGCGGGTTTTCGGCGCATTGAACTGACTAATCTGGGCAACCCGAAGGGCATGCCCCAGTTCAAAGACGCTGACGAACTGCTCAAGCGCTTTCGAAGCAGCAAGAAAATCGCGCAGATGATTCAGGATGTGGAAGTCACCGCCATCACCATTCGAGAAAAGGCCGTGGAACGCGCCATCAAAGCGCGTCAGGAAGGCTACGGGCCCGATCGCATCCTGCTCATGGTCTCCACGAGTGAATCGCACCATAAAAAGAATTCCGGGCTTTCACTGGCCGAGTACTGGAAAATGTGTGAAGAATACATCCCCAAGGCCCATGCGGTGGGCATGAAGGTGTGCGGTACGGTGAGCACCATATGGGGCTGTCCCATCGAAGGGCCTACGGAACTCAAAAAGGCCGTAGAATTCACCAAGCGCTGGCTGGACATTGGGGCCGACGACATTGAACATGCCGATCACGACGGTTCGGCGCCGCCCAACAAAGTCTATGAATACTTTTCCATGATTCTGGACGCCATTCCGGACACGTCCAAGCACATCGCCCATTTCCATGTGACCCGAGGTTGGGGCCTGGCCAATGTGCTGGCCGCCCTCCAGGCGGGCATCACCCACTATGAAGGCACCTTGGGAGGCATAGGTGGGCAGCCGGCCAACTTTGTGGATGGCGTGCCGGTGGCCGGTACGGGTTCCTACTACTATGTGGACCCTTCCATTGTGGGTCTGGTGTGCATGGAAGACATGGTGGTCATGATGGATGAGATGGGCATCGATACCGGAGTGGATGTGGATAAGGTTCTGGAAATCGGTCGTTGGGTGGAAAGGATCGTGGGCCGCCGGCTGCGTTCCGAATGTGTGCGCACGGGGCGCATTCCCAAGTCCATGACCGGCCGCGGATAG